ACGGGCGCCGGGCGAGATGCTGCTCGAGCGCGCCGCCCCGCCGCCCATTCCTGGCGCGGCCGGGCCCTCTTTGCGGGCCGCGCCGGCCGACCCCGCACCCGCATCAACCGCCAGCGGCCCGGCACCCGGCCCGTCCGACCGCGGATCGGCACCCGGCCCAGCCGCGAGCGGCCCGGGGCCTCCGACCGAGCCGGCCCGGCAGGCCCGACTTCCACCCGTCCAGGCCGATCTGGCCTGCTGGCTGGGGAGGCGCGAACGCATGCGCGGCGCGCGGGCCGAGATAGTCGCGGCAGCCCGGGATCTGCTCGTGGCGGCGTCCGCCGGCTTGCCGGATCCCGGAGCGCGCTGGCTGCTCTCCGTCGAGGAGCTTGCGGGGCTGGCGCCACCGCCCGCCGGACCGGTGCTCGCGGCCCGGGAGCGAGATCTGGCCCGGTGGCGGGCCGCCGCCATACCTGCCACTCCGGGCGCCGCGCACCCGGGCGGACGCGTGCTGCGCGGCACCGTCGCCTCGCCCGGCCGGGCGCGCGGGCCGGCCCGGATCGTCCGCGATCCCGCGTCCGCCCCCGATCTGGCCGGCCGGATCCTGGTGGCCGAGTATACCGATCCTGGCTGGGCGCCGCTTTTTGCCGCGGCCGAGGCGATCGCCCTGCAGCACGGCAACCCGCTGAGCCACGCGGCGATCCTGGCGCGCGAACTGGGCAAGCCGGCCCTGGTGGGCGTGCGCGACCTCCTGGCGACGGTGCCGGAAGACGCCCGGGTCGAGGTGGACGCCACCGCCGGCGAGCTGAGGCTCCTGACCTGAATCGGCGCCGGGTATCCGGTTACCAGAGTCTCATGGCGCGGCTCCGCTGACTTCGCTCCGGCATCGCGGCCGGCACGGAGCCCGGCCCCACCCGGTGCATCGGTGGCGCAGGCCTCCGTGCCTGCGTCCGACAGGCGCCAGGTCATTTGAGAAGCGGCGCTATCAGCTCCCGCCCAGCGTCCGGTCGATGGCGGCCAGCAGTTCCTTTCGCCGGAACGGTTTCGCGAGGTAATGGTTGGCGCCGCTGCGCCGCGCCTCCTCGGCCTCGCCGAGGCGTGCCGATCCCGACAGGCAAAGCACGGGCAGGGCGTTGGTCCTCTCGTCGGCCCGCAGGCGGCGGATGGCCTCGAGGCCGTCCAGCCCGGGCAGGCAGACGTCCATGACCGCCAGGTCGAAGGGATCGCCGCCGTCCAGGGCCGCCGCGAGCGCCTTGTGGGCGTCGGGGCATGCCACGGTCTGGTGGCCCTCGGCGCCGAGGATCACGCAGATCATTTCCAGGTTGTCCGGATCGTCTTCCACGACGAGGATCTTCAAGAGCGGCCTCCAGCTATAATGTAGCGCTTGACTCGACCGGGCGCAGCAAGGGGGCTGGAAAAATGGCTCTGACCGCCGACAACCGCGCGAACCGCGAGGCCGCCGAGGGGACGGAAAGCCTGATGACCGGCGGCGAACTCATCGCCGAGTACCTC
The DNA window shown above is from Candidatus Tanganyikabacteria bacterium and carries:
- a CDS encoding response regulator, encoding MICVILGAEGHQTVACPDAHKALAAALDGGDPFDLAVMDVCLPGLDGLEAIRRLRADERTNALPVLCLSGSARLGEAEEARRSGANHYLAKPFRRKELLAAIDRTLGGS